From the Hymenobacter yonginensis genome, one window contains:
- a CDS encoding PP2C family protein-serine/threonine phosphatase, which translates to MPLRHRLQSAVYPLTILSWVLLLLSTLSNTQGKAAIWLNGPWPEWVTLVSQACFAAGVFIHQRELPDPLRGNDFVGLLRRLVLGPGLLATLCVGLHLLERVIQYQLPTNDRTLFALIYTINLALFVFFLAKTNYSWRSLVLFRSSPRIQREWVWFEVLLGATLLFRLFDWVPPHPVDYIIIGSLGAFGVYLSGNQQWVAYLNRRQKLEAVLLQVAMLLSMAVFVSYFVRIAQDPKLVAPAPQHAFLLLTVFFSTFYAFMGLLVTLFNLPTAGVFEQKREEILSLQRLTQLIQKGQSEEEIYRMLLDSAVQTVDADAAWIMLEGDDASPQVAQSFQIAPGQMTQVYQLLQEYNLHLIEYLNNDLPNSNGFRSLGIPYGSLIAMPLRSAKRRYGAIYMLKKSRQGFDRENLSILQTFASQTVLSIENLRLMSVSLENQRVQEELKIASLVQDSLIPKNLPIDSWFAISSYAASAKEVGGDFYDFLHLPGRRLAILIGDVSGKGVTAAFHVAQMKGIFHALMQENPLARNERDKFPLPSKFMAQANNALARCMEKSAFITASLYIIDYENGGFMFARAGHCHTLYYHSIKEEVSYFQTAGLGLGIIRNESYEKHIKNQFYDYNPGDVMVIYTDGIVEARNAAQDEYGEERLQQMLEQTYFLDADDIKKRILADLGEFSHGQPMHDDQTLLVVKFKAAQPASHN; encoded by the coding sequence ATGCCCCTTCGCCACCGCTTGCAATCTGCTGTGTACCCGCTGACTATCCTCAGTTGGGTGCTGTTGCTGCTCAGTACCCTCAGCAACACGCAGGGCAAAGCCGCCATCTGGCTGAATGGGCCGTGGCCGGAGTGGGTGACGCTGGTATCGCAGGCCTGTTTTGCGGCTGGTGTGTTTATACACCAGCGCGAGCTACCGGACCCGTTGCGCGGCAACGACTTCGTGGGCCTGTTGCGGCGGCTGGTGCTGGGCCCGGGCCTGCTGGCCACCCTGTGCGTAGGGCTGCACCTGCTGGAGCGCGTCATCCAGTACCAGCTTCCCACCAACGACCGGACACTGTTTGCCCTGATTTACACCATCAACCTGGCGTTGTTTGTGTTCTTCCTGGCCAAAACCAATTACTCCTGGCGCAGCCTAGTGCTGTTCCGGTCCAGCCCCCGCATCCAGCGCGAGTGGGTGTGGTTTGAGGTGCTGCTGGGCGCCACGCTGTTGTTCCGGCTCTTCGATTGGGTGCCGCCGCACCCAGTCGACTACATCATTATTGGTAGCCTGGGGGCTTTTGGTGTGTACCTGAGCGGCAACCAGCAATGGGTGGCCTACCTCAACCGCCGCCAGAAGTTGGAGGCCGTGCTGCTGCAGGTGGCTATGCTGCTCTCGATGGCCGTATTCGTGTCGTACTTCGTACGCATTGCCCAAGACCCCAAGCTGGTGGCCCCGGCGCCGCAGCACGCGTTTCTGCTGCTCACGGTCTTCTTCTCCACCTTCTATGCCTTTATGGGGCTGCTCGTGACGCTGTTCAACCTGCCCACGGCGGGGGTCTTTGAGCAGAAGCGCGAGGAAATCCTGAGTCTGCAGCGCCTCACGCAGCTGATCCAGAAAGGCCAGAGTGAAGAGGAGATTTACCGGATGCTGCTCGACTCGGCGGTGCAGACCGTGGACGCCGACGCCGCCTGGATTATGCTGGAAGGCGACGACGCCAGCCCGCAGGTAGCCCAGAGCTTCCAGATTGCTCCCGGGCAGATGACGCAGGTGTACCAGCTGCTGCAGGAATACAACCTGCACCTGATTGAGTACCTCAACAACGACCTGCCCAACTCCAACGGGTTCCGCAGCCTGGGCATTCCCTACGGCTCGCTGATTGCCATGCCGTTGCGCTCGGCCAAGCGCCGCTACGGCGCCATCTACATGCTCAAGAAAAGCCGCCAGGGCTTCGACCGCGAAAACCTGAGCATCCTGCAGACCTTCGCCAGCCAGACGGTGCTCAGCATCGAGAACCTGCGCCTGATGAGCGTGTCGTTGGAAAACCAGCGCGTGCAGGAAGAGCTGAAAATCGCCTCGCTCGTGCAGGACAGCCTGATTCCGAAAAACCTGCCCATCGACAGCTGGTTTGCCATCAGCTCCTACGCGGCTTCGGCCAAGGAAGTGGGCGGCGACTTTTACGACTTCCTGCATCTGCCGGGCCGCCGCCTGGCCATCCTCATCGGCGACGTGAGCGGCAAAGGCGTGACGGCCGCCTTCCACGTGGCCCAGATGAAGGGCATTTTCCACGCCCTGATGCAGGAAAACCCGCTGGCTCGCAATGAGCGCGACAAGTTTCCGCTGCCCAGCAAGTTTATGGCCCAAGCCAACAACGCTCTGGCGCGCTGCATGGAGAAGTCGGCGTTCATCACGGCTTCGCTCTACATCATCGATTATGAGAACGGCGGCTTCATGTTTGCGCGCGCCGGGCACTGCCACACGCTTTACTACCACTCCATCAAGGAAGAAGTGTCCTACTTCCAGACGGCGGGGCTGGGCTTGGGCATCATCCGCAACGAGTCGTACGAGAAGCACATCAAGAATCAGTTCTACGACTACAATCCTGGCGACGTGATGGTGATTTACACCGACGGCATCGTGGAAGCCCGCAACGCGGCCCAAGACGAGTACGGCGAAGAGCGCCTGCAGCAGATGCTGGAGCAGACCTATTTCCTGGACGCCGACGACATCAAAAAACGGATTCTGGCAGATCTGGGCGAGTTCAGCCACGGCCAGCCCATGCACGACGACCAGACGTTGCTGGTGGTGAAGTTCAAAGCCGCCCAACCTGCCTCCCACAACTGA
- a CDS encoding STAS domain-containing protein produces MKITQHSSATTLTLSLDGELDASSSVLLDTELAKPETLQFQKVLIDCQKLNYISSAGLGVFISHLQQFQDAGVKLVFFNMQEKVHNVFEILGLDALMTIVPSEAEATAI; encoded by the coding sequence ATGAAAATAACCCAACACTCTTCTGCCACTACCCTTACCCTGAGCCTGGATGGCGAACTGGACGCCAGTTCTTCTGTGTTGCTGGACACGGAGCTGGCCAAGCCTGAAACTCTTCAGTTTCAAAAAGTCCTGATTGACTGCCAAAAGCTGAACTACATCTCTTCGGCCGGGCTGGGTGTATTCATTTCGCACCTGCAGCAGTTTCAGGATGCCGGCGTAAAGCTGGTATTCTTCAACATGCAGGAAAAGGTGCACAACGTATTCGAAATTCTGGGGCTGGATGCGCTGATGACCATCGTCCCCTCAGAAGCCGAAGCCACAGCTATTTAG
- a CDS encoding ATP-binding protein, protein MKNALRISCSRNNLKVVRDFVTDYLAAYHLADLQLNQIVLAVDEVVANLIIHANAEDESQHLDLALRVEGEMFGIEILDQATRSYRPSSYQEPDLQEFIRQGKKGGMGMTLVNRIMDRVEFTTSGNYNVCRLFKRIAI, encoded by the coding sequence ATGAAAAACGCCCTCCGTATCAGCTGTAGCCGCAACAACCTCAAGGTTGTTCGCGACTTCGTGACGGATTACCTCGCCGCCTATCACCTGGCCGATCTGCAGCTCAACCAGATTGTGCTGGCCGTAGACGAGGTAGTAGCCAACCTGATCATCCATGCCAACGCCGAAGACGAATCGCAGCACCTGGATCTGGCGCTGCGTGTTGAGGGCGAAATGTTCGGCATTGAGATTCTGGACCAGGCCACCCGCTCGTACCGGCCTTCCAGCTACCAGGAGCCCGACCTGCAGGAATTCATCCGGCAGGGCAAAAAGGGCGGCATGGGCATGACGCTGGTCAACCGCATCATGGATCGGGTTGAGTTCACCACCAGCGGCAACTACAACGTGTGCCGGCTCTTCAAACGAATTGCCATCTGA